Proteins encoded by one window of Haliotis asinina isolate JCU_RB_2024 chromosome 6, JCU_Hal_asi_v2, whole genome shotgun sequence:
- the LOC137287447 gene encoding uncharacterized protein, with translation MPIRWTSTGERFIQADRKNRVERARLDLQLKIYERERLRNWGLQEREKKFLYANIESVRRTSGNSNMGMAPAGPKDNSYEKSIHSRSAIRLSEKRLMEWRLCEKQLQRFLKQKAVAADDTLLDSRLMSSRSAWEEERKKPASAKERHGGKVEKERAEVQQRVSAFLHSGMHVVDGLAKTDGKSQSEAKHDVKRGSKDGRQRHHSEHVIRPHTAFDKTTPAVKQKQRPQSACVDNSSRKPQFLITKGDVYMNSGMQFTKISGSRADAPAAQVNNFVHDMSRSHSPLSSDSEPDQDVFQDDLDSRCNRPSQDTDTLSETSRSTLTDKLSKRLTKHVSIPSILDQLTEEEFSPPSHSTTRQVPHSAKSSKGSLYHIPRSGHSTKRRESILTPTVLEISDEEDHDVRPEMTSTRSSRKQDLDQTHVYDAHKAESAVKSAMVFSKSSRKKALEYLINQNSPDKREVLRQERLQSMKSRSAMLSCMARGFNII, from the coding sequence ATGCCGATACGATGGACGTCGACAGGGGAGCGCTTCATTCAGGCGGACAGGAAGAACCGGGTTGAGAGGGCAAGACTCGACCTCCAACTCAAGATCTATGAGCGAGAGAGGCTGCGAAACTGGGGCCTGCAGGAGCGGGAGAAGAAGTTCCTCTACGCTAACATAGAGTCAGTGAGAAGGACCTCTGGCAACAGCAACATGGGCATGGCCCCTGCTGGCCCAAAGGACAACTCGTATGAGAAGTCCATACACAGTCGTAGTGCCATAAGACTGAGCGAGAAGAGGCTGATGGAGTGGAGGCTGTGCGAGAAGCAGCTGCAGAGGTTCCTCAAGCAGAAGGCCGTGGCCGCAGACGATACCCTTCTCGACTCCCGCCTCATGTCAAGCAGAAGCGCGTGGGAGGAAGAAAGGAAGAAGCCTGCGTCTGCTAAGGAAAGACATGGCGGGAAGGTGGAGAAGGAAAGGGCCGAGGTGCAACAAAGAGTAAGCGCTTTCTTACACAGCGGCATGCATGTTGTGGACGGTTTGGCAAAAACGGATGGGAAATCCCAGAGTGAAGCTAAACATGACGTTAAAAGAGGTAGCAAGGATGGTAGGCAGAGACATCATAGTGAGCATGTGATACGCCCTCATACAGCTTTCGACAAGACTACTCCTGCTGTGAAACAAAAGCAGCGACCCCAGTCGGCATGTGTTGATAACTCGTCCCGAAAACCCCAGTTCTTGATAACAAAGGGGGATGTGTACATGAACAGCGGGATGCAGTTTACTAAAATCTCAGGATCAAGAGCAGATGCTCCAGCAGCTCAGGTGAATAACTTTGTCCACGATATGAGTAGGTCCCACTCACCTTTGTCATCAGACTCTGAACCCGACCAGGATGTTTTCCAGGACGACCTAGACTCTAGGTGCAACAGGCCATCCCAAGATACAGACACTTTGTCAGAGACATCGAGAAGCACACTGACCGACAAGTTATCAAAGAGACTTACAAAACATGTTTCTATACCCAGCATTCTCGATCAGTTGACAGAGGAAGAGTTCTCTCCCCCTTCTCATTCAACAACTAGACAGGTACCTCATAGTGCTAAATCTTCAAAAGGCAGCTTGTATCATATACCTAGATCCGGTCACTCTACTAAGAGAAGGGAGAGCATTCTGACCCCTACGGTGTTGGAGATTAGTGATGAAGAAGACCATGACGTCAGACCGGAAATGACGTCAACAAGGAGTAGCCGGAAACAGGACTTAGACCAGACGCACGTGTACGACGCTCACAAGGCCGAGTCGGCAGTGAAGAGTGCTATGGTGTTTTCCAAAAGTTCTCGAAAGAAGGCCCTGGAATACCTCATCAATCAAAACAGTCCTGATAAAAGGGAGGTCTTGAGACAGGAGAGACTGCAGAGCATGAAGTCTCGTTCCGCCATGTTGTCCTGCATGGCTAGGGGATTCAACATTATCTAG